The following coding sequences lie in one Arachis ipaensis cultivar K30076 chromosome B03, Araip1.1, whole genome shotgun sequence genomic window:
- the LOC107632740 gene encoding uncharacterized protein LOC107632740: MANRISLIKIEEGDDHLFWARTKSEKYEVSSGYQIAYLFYHSPIDYCPELMQHKDTWLELWKMPLFPKIKFFLWRCLHEKLPVLENLHRRIHTISPLCRRCNLSPETISHCLFFCQKSKEAWVRSSLPGLVCGDGSFSFWRTWSESVGKLKRRRSNNRDFQMLAIMCWQIWKLRNRLIFENDTEGIEQILTSTSNLLQDM, from the coding sequence ATGGCTAATCGTATTTCGCTAATTaaaattgaggaaggtgatgatcatTTATTTTGGGCCAGAACCAAAAGCGAAAAATATGAAGTCAGCTCAGGTTACCAAATTGCCTACCTGTTCTATCACTCTCCAATTGATTATTGCCCCGAATTGATGCAGCACAAAGACACATGGTTGGAGCTCTGGAAAATGCCCCTATTCCCAAAAATCAAGTTTTTCCTCTGGCGATGTTTGCATGAGAAGCTCCCGGTTCTGGAGAACCTCCACCGCCGCATCCACACAATATCCCCTCTCTGTAGGCGCTGCAATCTCAGCCCAGAAACCATTAGTCACTGTTTATTCTTCTGCCAAAAATCGAAGGAGGCCTGGGTTAGAAGTTCATTACCTGGGTTGGTTTGTGGAGATGGGTCCTTCTCCTTTTGGCGAACGTGGTCGGAAAGTGTAGGCAAGCTCAAGAGGCGGAGAAGCAACAACCGTGATTTTCAGATGCTGGCGATTATGTGTTGGCAAATCTGGAAATTAAGAAACCGGCTCATCTTTGAAAATGATACTGAAGGAATAGAACAAATTCTTACTTCAACTAGCAATCTTCTTCAAGATATGTAA